CGTGCGGCCGGTCAGCGAGTGGCTGGAGTCGCTGGGGGAGGGCATGGCGGCCCCGGGCAGCGAGCGGGAGCCaccggccccacagccccctggagccccggggccgccggTGGGACCACGCCAGGACGGGGACGAGCGGCCCAGGGGAAGCAGGAGCGGGCGCTCGCCACGACCAGGCCGGGCTCCACCTTTTGTCTCCCGGAGGATGCTGAGGGTGGTTCTTCCCCGCGCTGGGTGCTCGGGGCAGCGCCCACGGCCACGCAGAACCCGGGGCTCCCAGGAGGTCCGCGGGATGTCCCGGGAGGACAGCCAGCCTCAGCGGTCCCTGCGCATCCCAACGCCGCCCTGGCTCGGGCCAGCGAGCCCGCCTGGAGCCGCGGGCCTGGGGCTTCTCCCCTCTCGCCGTCCCTCGAGCCCCGGGTTCAGGCCGCCAGGCGCTGGGGCTGCTCCGCAAGGAACAAGAGACGGTGCCGGGAGCGCGGCCCCCGGGCCGTGCAGGGGGTCCCCGAGGCAGCGGCAGGAGGCAGGGGCGAGCTCGTGGCTGCGctccccccccgagcccccgaGCATCCTCCGGAGGCAGCGGGCGCAGGGTCCGGGCGCACGGAGCCCCGCGCGGAACCGGCCCGGTCCGGGGccctccccaaaaaaaagagCCCCGCTTCCTCCGCTGCCGTTACCGGCGGCCGCGCCGTCCcgggccccccagccccggctgcgGGCGGAGGGACCGCCCGGCCGGCGGGATGCCGCGGGGAGCGCGCCCGAGCATCGCCCCCGCCGCGGCCTCCGGGGGCCGCTTCCcggagggcggcggggcgcggagcggggtcgggggggaggcggcggagCGGGCGCGCCCCAGGCGGAGCCGGGCGGATCCGGGCTcgctcccgccgccgcccgcagccccgccggGAGCCCGGGATGcggcggcccccccccggcccgccccTGCGCGGCACGCCGGGAGCTGTAGTCCGGGAGGCTCCGGTGCGTCCCCGTttcccaccccccctccccgtggcGACGCAGCGGAGGCGAGGAGGAGTCGGAGTCGgtttatttcttaaattaaacCTGAAGGCGGCGTGGCGTTCGGCACAGCAGCACGGGACAGGCCGGAAGGGGAGCAGCGCGGCCccggggcagcaggaggggaagcGGCCGCCGGGTCCCAGCCGTGGGGGGCGCAgagcggagccccccccccccagcagcagggagccggCCCCAGGGGAAGGCACGACCCCGTCCCACcaccccaggagcagcaggaggggaacCAGCCGCATCCACTGGTGGATGAAAGCAGAACTCATGGTCCCCAGTCCCCTGGTCCTCTTGGGGGCACTggtggatggggctggggccaACAGGGGCAAGGGGACACGGGGCACAGCGTGGGCAGCGCTGCACACAGGGACGGGCTCAGCCCcccaggagggaggagggtgaaGCCACACAAAGAAAGGACACAGCGGACTGGGGAGTGCTAGGGACAGGGAGGGGGGCACCGTCCCCACAGCgggcagagatgaagaagggaGAAGCTGTTCACATCCCCGAGGGCTGGGAGCAAGGAGGGGCAGAGGGAGCTCAAGCTGGAGAGGTACAAGGAGCCCTCCTCAAAACCCAGCCCGGATTTAGGGTCCACCAAGCACCAGTCCCAGAGAGGGACTGCACGCAGGCTAAAGGCAAAGAGCCGCCAGCAGAAGCTGATGCGCCACCGCTGCCTGCAAAGCAGTGCTCTCCTCACAGCCCCGTGCTTGGAGTAGGCTCAGCCCAGCACCATGAAGGACAAAGGAAGGGAACTGGATGGAGTCTGcctcccagctcagcaccctAGGGACAGAGCCAGCCCAATCCCACATGAGCACTCCCCTGGGGAAGACAGGAATGATTTCTGGGCAGGGACTGAGGTCCTGCTTCCAAGAAGAGGCAGGCAAAAGCCTCCAGGGCTGAGCCAGCCCACACACACCCTGGGACTGGACACAGGTGGGAACCCTCCATGCCCTGGAGCACATAAGTGGCATCACCAGGTGGGGAAAGGGGAGATCCTGGCCAATAGAGAGGAAAGGCAGCAGCCATTTCAGTCCCTGTCACGCACCCGGAGGGGACTCCTGCCCCCCAGCAACTGGTGCTGGAAGGAAGGACAATGACTGGGCCACTGCACCTccccccccggctccttccCCCAGTCCGCTGAGGGAAGGGGACCAGCACGAACCAGACCAGCCTCCATCCACGAGGAAAGGGGTTAGAGCAGCAAACGATTCAGGCACCAGCACTTCCAAGCTGGGATGAGGCAGCCTCTGACAGCTGATGCAGACACACGGGGATCCAATGAAAGTGCAACTTGGATTTCCTCTTCTTTACCAAACAGCCCACGTGTGAGGGACAAGCCAGGGCCCCCACCCTGCTAGGGTGCCCGGAAGGCGTTGGTGGCTGCACCCGCAGCAGCGTTGGCCGCCGCTGTGCGCACTGCctggttggaaaagacccctGCGGCAAACTCCTCCTGCGCCTTCTGGAAGCTGGCACCCGTCCGGCGGTACAGAGAGTGAATCTGGAAGAGAGCAGCAGGCTCAGGAGTCACTGCCCCAGCCCCATTCCAACACCAagtgcacagagctgtgctccACGCCAGCCCAAACCCACGCGTCCCGATGTTTTGCCCCCAGTGTTCACTCCTCGCTCACCTTCTTCAGCATAATGATGCCCAACACAGCCACCGCTGTGAAGAACAGGGACACCAGGATCATCATCACAGCCACAGCCGTGTTCTTCCTCAGCGCTATCAGACTCAATATCCAGCCACTGTAAAACAAGCAGTGGCTGTCCACGGGTTCCCTCTGCCCCACCCGCCTCCCCCTGCTCCAGGGTGAGCGCAGCACGTACCTGAAGCCCCAGTTGGGTATGCCGATGGCCTGCAGCACGTACATCACATTCTGGGCaaagaagacgaagaagaagacaaagaagttGAACGAACTGTCACTCCTGGGAGAAAGAGACAGACGAGGTTAGGCCAGAGAAAGGCACCAGACATGCAGCCACCTCCCTTAACCGGTGGTTAAGGGACTTGTaatggggagaggggggaagcAAGAGGAAGAGGCACAAGGCAGTACAGGGATGTCCAACAACAGCCACAGGAAAACACTCCAGTGACCTCCTTTGCCCCATCCAGAGCAAAACGTGTTCCTCACAGAGGGGTTCAGCCCAGGATCACATCCCAGAGACCCATAGGAAACACAGGTACGGTGCTGGGACACCCTCAGTGCGCAGTCCTGGTTTAGCACAGAGCCTGGTTTCCTCTGTTACAAGCACCAGCCTGGCAGATGTCCCACCCCACTGCTTTGCTGGCCCGCGAGCTCCAGCAGATACACACCTGAAGGCTTTGTACATGGGCCTATACCAGCAGACGAAGGAGCAGGGCGTGTAGAGAAGAGCCCAGAGAATGGAGAGGCCGAACCCAGACCCTGACGAGGGATCCACGCAGAACCAGGCGAGCGAGGACAAGAAGTTCAGGAAGAGAGCAATGGTGCTGGCTGAGGGAGAGGACATCGGTCAGGCGCCCCAAGCAAGGCTCGCCACTCCCCATGCCAAGAAATCACCCCCCTGGGCCTAGGCACCGAGTTGCAATCGCAACTcctccagagcagcagcattccCTCACGTGCAGGAGGCTCGATCCTCCACCTGCTCCCCAGACCTCACGTTCCACGCGGGGACTCACCCATCCAGAGGTAATACATGGTCGAAACTGTCTTCTGGAAGTCAGCGGGGATCTCCACGGGGATGTCCTGGTAGAAGCAAGGCTTCACGGGGCAGAAGGACGGTAGCGGGGGCCAATTGTTCAGTCTCGCTGCAGAGCAAAAGGAGGTGAGAGGCGGAGAAGGGCAGCACCGTGCAGAAGGGGCCCGAGGGGCTcggggccgccgccgcggggGCACTCACTGGCACCGCTGCCGAGGGCGGCGTTCTGCAGCTCCCGCTCCCGCCGGTCCAGCTCCTCCGCCTTGCGGTTCAGCTCCTCCTGACGCTTCAGCAGCTCGGCCGTGGCGGCTGCCGCCGAGGCCTGCGGAGGACACGCGGCGCTCAGCTGCCCGCtcctcccccggcccccccgggctGCCCCCGCCCAGCCCCGGTACCTGCGTCCCGTAGGAGCCGTAGTTCCGGGGCTCCGTGGGGCTCGGTCTCCTCGGGGGCTGCGCGGTTCCCTGCGGCGGCGGCACGCCTACGGCGGGCGGGGCCCCGGCCGGGGCATGgtacggcggcggcggcggctgcgggacCGAGAGGGAGGCGCTGAGCCGCCGGGAGCGCCCGGCCGCGACGCGCCGAGCCCCGGGCAGGGCCCCCGGGAGGCGGCCCCGGGACACCGCGGGGCCCGGGCCCACCCCCGGCTCACCGCGCCGTTCTCGAAGGGGTTGTAGGCGTCCAGCGCCGCGCTCTCGGGGCCGGGCCGGTGCTGCACCACGGCGGGGTCCTGCAAGAGACGCGGCGGGGGCTGGcaccgggagcggggccggtaCCGGGGCCCGAAGCGAGGCCCGGGGGCGGAACGGGGCCGTCCCGCACCTGGAAGGGGTTGTCCGGGAGCACCGCGGGGCCGCCGCGCTGCGCCATGGCCGCTccgggaccggcaccggcaGCACCGGGACCGCCCCGCGACGGCACCGGCGGCTCCGGACGGGCCTCGCCGCAGGGGGCTCTGCGCCTgcgcggggcggggcgaggCGGAAGCGAGCACGTGACGCGGCCACGTGGCCCTGGGGTCACGTGGCGCCGAgcccttttcttccccccccccccctcctatTTCGGCCGCTCTGCCCCGTCCGCAGCGCAGGGGCTGCTGGGAGCGCGTCCCCATGGCAACGCCGTCCCCATGGCAACGCCGGGATGGGGCCCGGCCTCCCCGGGGCCTACCAGGCCTCACCGGGCCCCACCGGGCCTCGCCCCACCCGCCCTGGGCCCCGTTCAGCCAGGCCCAGCAAAAAGGCGCTTCCCCCTGCGGGGACCCAAAAGGTCTCAGCCCCAAAGCCGAAGATTTGCCCAAATCTCGCCGCTGCAGCCCCGGGGCCAGGCGAGCGTTAGCCCCGGGGGCAGCAAGGCGGCTGCTTCACCGCCCCCCAGCGATGCACGGCGGGTTTCGTGGACGTGAAACGGTCAGGGAGGAATTGGTGGCACGACAAGCGGCTGGGGTAATTAAAGTGGTGCCTCCCGGATGGGTTATTTATAGGGATCACCCATTCCAGCAGCTACAGGCAGCGTGCCGACAGCCCCTTCCCAAAAAGGAATtccccagcacaagagagaaatccCCACCTGCCTCTAGTTCCCATCCCAGACTTCAGTACTCAGCAGCAGCTACGCCTCTTGTCTAAAAATCTCCCCTCCTTCTGAATAGAGGAGACTTAAAGTTACGCACAAAGCTGTGAGCTCCCCCCTCAGCCCGGACAGCTGCCACCTCACTGTGGTGCTCTTGGCTGGGAAGTTAAAAGCTGCAGATTCAGATTTTGGACACcagggtgctgtgttttttgAAGTCTGACAGACTGCAGATATTATTTGCTCAATTTAATTCCAATGCAGGCTCACCCAGGGGCTGGCTACAGATGCAGCAGGACCAGGTCTTCCCCCCACTCTCATTCCCTGGCACACACCACCTGTGAGCTGCGTGGCTGGCTGCCGTCTGactgggcagtgctgcaggaacCAGGTAAAAGCTTCCAGCACAAGCTCTTTAAGACCACAGGTGCGTGGAGATGAGCCAGTGTCACTCCTTCTGTGACACGCCCAACTAACTCCAGGTGAAGCTGGTGTTTTCCTTTATCTCTTTGCATGATAACATGGACAGTCTGCCACAGACTGATGGCACAGCAACAAAGGGGGACACTTGTGTAGAACAGACCACGTCTGCTGTTCCTGACACAAGACTCTTGCAGACACGCGTGGGCAAAGCAGCAAGACAGAGGTCCCATCAGGTCTATGACTTTTTTCCCATGGAAAAGCCCAAGTCAAGGGCCCAGCCTCACAAAAAGGCCCAGCCAGACCCATTTCCCTGTGCTGGGCTACAGCACACACTGTTGGGCCACCCCCTGTAGGCATCTGTACAGCCCTCGATCACCTGCCCATGGAGTAAGGGGGTTTCTCTAGTAAAGCAGCACCGAGGCTGCTCCCTTCAGACCTTTTGTGCCTGGCTTTACCACACATATCTAAGTAGTCCCTGTTATCCTTTTGCTAGGAGGAAGACTTGTTTCATATATTAAATCTTCCCACCTTTGAATACGAGTCTCAGGGCACAACACAGGACCCACGTTTGGCCACCCACCATGCCAGAATCTGCTCGTCCTGGACCTATTTCaggccagctgcagcagctcagagcagctCAGACAACAAGACCATCATCCAAGCTTGGGAAGACCTGGGCAGGTGGGTGAATAAAGCTGGCTTTGTTACCCAGGGGTTTACCAGACTGAAGCAGCTTTCTTCCTGCAACACGAGGATGCATCTTCCTTGTCTCTGCAGGGTGCAGCACAGTCACCGCCTCTCAGGAGTAAAAACCACCAGCAGAACAGCCTCAAGACAGGCTGCAGCTGGTCCAAACACAGGCCGGAAGGTTTATTCACTTCATATTTACTTCTCACAAAGACTGTACAAAATTCTTATAAAACTCTGGTGTGGGGATGGGCTATGACATTGATCCAAAAAATAATTCCCATGCAATCCCACCAGTTTCATAACTTACAAGGAAACAGATAAGCTACAGAGCTGCGAGTCCTGGAGTATTTACACTGAGGCGGGCAGGAGAGAACAGGAGACAAAGCAACACATGAACAGAGGTATTTACAATATGGACATACAAGCCCCTCGCCTCACGATAGcggcagcagcaacagcaggagGTTGTGGTGCTCAGAGGCTGATAGAGAATATGGGCTATTTACAGTATCTCACATATTAACAGCTTTACAAACATGTCCAGGGAGTTTATGTATAAAAAAAGCACCAAATGTCTGAATAGAAATCACACAGGCCTCCACGGGGGCTAGAATCTGAGGGCAGGCTGGCACCTCTGGCGTCACCGGCTGATGTCTCTGCTAGAGTCCCACATTTTTGTGCTTGGCTCCATCTCCAGCATGTCGAAGAACGGGTGCTTGAGGGCTTCAGCCAGGCTGATGCGCTTGGACGGCTCGTACTCCAGCATGCTCTCAATGAGGTCAAAAAGGCGGTGATGGTCCTCGGCCTCAGAAGTCAGGTACCGCTGtggagagagaggggagaggtcAGGGCGGAGGACGCTGCACCCCGTGCTGGTCACAGAACACTCCCTGGGCTGAACAGCTAAGGTGGGGGAGGACTGGTCTGTTCAGACCTGCATTCATCCTAAGCCTGAACTCTAGGCCACTTTAACAAGCACAGAACTGTCAAGggttttcccccttccccatctTCCCCAGACACTTCCTGAAGTCTCCTTGCCCTCCTCCTCATCCACTTGAGGTTAAGCTCAGGCTGCTGCAGTCCTCCTAGTTTATGTCTGGGACAGCCAAGGCTCCTTCAGGAAGATACTGGTCTGACCCTTTCAGTGGCCCAACCTTGCCCACGGGAAGAATCTTCAGAACTGGGGCTGGCACTGTAAGACTCTGCAATGAGAAAAGGATAAAGCAACCAGGTGCTCCTGCCCACCCCGCCTTACCCGCAGTGGCTTGCAGTTTTCCCTAACATAACGGCCAGCAGAGGTGTTCTCATCCCAGTCCAGGCGGCCAtggtagaaatatttttgcttcctgTCAGAGTAAGAGGTGGGAACAGGTTACATCCAAGCACCAAACACCTTGCAGCAGAAGCAACGCGCCAGCCCTGCCACTAATCTGCCGGGGGCACACACATCACTCAGGACACTGCAGCAGCACGGACTGACTCAGCAGGCAGCTGCAAAGTTTGATCCCTTGAAGAGAACCGCTCTACATAAAGCGGGGAAGAGCCAGGAAGCCTGCAGTGCCCAGCTGGCCTTTCTCACCTGGTCTTCCGGATCATCCGAGAAGGAATTGGCCCCAAGATCCTCTCCATCATGGCCAGGTGCTCCCGGTTGTCATGTGTCTGAGGGAGACAAGCATAAAGGGGAGGCATGAAACAGATTACAGTCTTTCTGCCTCCAGACCCGGGTGATTCCCAGTTCAGAACCCCCTGCTGGCCAACGCCTCGGTCATCTCTACAGGCCTGCAGTGATGGAGGAAACTCCATCAGCCCCAGAGgctcctggctgtgctgggcaaCAGCCACATCCTCTTTCACCAGTTGTGAGGAAGCCACAGAGCATACGGTTCTCACCTGAAACAGGGTGAAACCCACATAATACTCAAAGATGATGCAGCCGATGCTCCAAACATCACAGGGCTGGCTCCAGCCAAGCTCTAAAAAACAAtgtattgaaaagaaaatacagttatGGCCCCGGATTCCAAGTCCCTCTCCCTCAcccttttaaaaatcaacaaGTAACTGGAAAAACAATTCCCATTCTGGCCTTCTCCTGCTACATTAGTGGCAATACGCTGCCCAGCTGATAGCAATGCCAAAACCACCAGTTTCAAGTTGTTGCCCCCAGCCCTCTCTGAATTAatccagcaggcagctccccGTGCCCTCGAGACAAAcgcctgcagctgcagaaaggcCAGCGAGAACCTACCCAGTATGACCTCCGGGGCCCGGTAGTGCCTGGTGGAGACAATTGTGCTGTGATGCTCGTGATCAAATGTGGCACTGCCAAAGTCCACCACTCTGATGGCCGTGCTTTTCACACTCCGCTCATCTCGCTTCTTTGTGAGGGAGAAAGACAGCATTACTCAGCAGCTTCCAAACAAGGACCAACACACAAGGACCTTACACAACTGAGGCTTGCCACAGGAGACCAGGGGAAGGGAATGCTTTGCAGGGTCTATTAGTGCTGGCGCATACCCTCCAACGTGCAGCACAGCACCTCCCAAAAAAAACTCTCATTCAGCTGGAGTCTGTGGTCTCCATAGCTTACTTGTATACAGGCAGTTCACCCAGATTTGTTCTGAACAAACACGTGAACGCAGCCAGCCAACACTATCTCCTATAGCCCAACTCCTCCCCGTGCTAAGGTCAGGGACAACAAGAACCCGAGAGGACACTTCTAGAGCAAAGCTGTTGCGTTACCTTTTCCAGGTTATAGGTGAGTTCGTAGTCAGAGTTCACAAAGAGGATGTTCTCGGGTTTGAGGTCAGTGTGAGTGAGTTTATTGTCATGC
This Anas platyrhynchos isolate ZD024472 breed Pekin duck chromosome 26, IASCAAS_PekinDuck_T2T, whole genome shotgun sequence DNA region includes the following protein-coding sequences:
- the LOC119713758 gene encoding secretory carrier-associated membrane protein 3 isoform X3, producing MAQRGGPAVLPDNPFQDPAVVQHRPGPESAALDAYNPFENGAPPPPPYHAPAGAPPAVGVPPPQGTAQPPRRPSPTEPRNYGSYGTQASAAAATAELLKRQEELNRKAEELDRRERELQNAALGSGATRLNNWPPLPSFCPVKPCFYQDIPVEIPADFQKTVSTMYYLWMASTIALFLNFLSSLAWFCVDPSSGSGFGLSILWALLYTPCSFVCWYRPMYKAFRSDSSFNFFVFFFVFFAQNVMYVLQAIGIPNWGFSGWILSLIALRKNTAVAVMMILVSLFFTAVAVLGIIMLKKIHSLYRRTGASFQKAQEEFAAGVFSNQAVRTAAANAAAGAATNAFRAP
- the LOC119713758 gene encoding dual specificity protein kinase CLK2 isoform X5, which produces MPHSRRYRSSERSSRGSYHERYRSRKHKRRRTRSRSSSSERDRRHRREDSYHVRSRSYDDHSADRRAYDRRYCDSYRRNDYSRERGEAYYEPEYRHSYEYRRSRDREGSYRSCKSSRRKHRRRRRRSRSFSRSSSQRSRQSSRRAKSVEDDDEGHLIYRVGDWLQERYEIISTLGEGTFGRVVQCMDHRRGGARVALKIIKNVEKYKEAARLEINVLEKINEKDPENKNLCVRMFDWFDYHGHMCISFELLGLSTFDFLKDNNYLPYPIHQVRHMAYQVCQAVKFLHDNKLTHTDLKPENILFVNSDYELTYNLEKKRDERSVKSTAIRVVDFGSATFDHEHHSTIVSTRHYRAPEVILELGWSQPCDVWSIGCIIFEYYVGFTLFQTHDNREHLAMMERILGPIPSRMIRKTRKQKYFYHGRLDWDENTSAGRYVRENCKPLRDPAVVQHRPGPESAALDAYNPFENGAPPPPPYHAPAGAPPAVGVPPPQGTAQPPRRPSPTEPRNYGSYGTQASAAAATAELLKRQEELNRKAEELDRRERELQNAALGSGATRLNNWPPLPSFCPVKPCFYQDIPVEIPADFQKTVSTMYYLWMASTIALFLNFLSSLAWFCVDPSSGSGFGLSILWALLYTPCSFVCWYRPMYKAFRSDSSFNFFVFFFVFFAQNVMYVLQAIGIPNWGFSGWILSLIALRKNTAVAVMMILVSLFFTAVAVLGIIMLKKIHSLYRRTGASFQKAQEEFAAGVFSNQAVRTAAANAAAGAATNAFRAP
- the LOC119713758 gene encoding dual specificity protein kinase CLK2 isoform X4, which translates into the protein MDHRRGGARVALKIIKNVEKYKEAARLEINVLEKINEKDPENKNLCVRMFDWFDYHGHMCISFELLGLSTFDFLKDNNYLPYPIHQVRHMAYQVCQAVKFLHDNKLTHTDLKPENILFVNSDYELTYNLEKKRDERSVKSTAIRVVDFGSATFDHEHHSTIVSTRHYRAPEVILELGWSQPCDVWSIGCIIFEYYVGFTLFQTHDNREHLAMMERILGPIPSRMIRKTRKQKYFYHGRLDWDENTSAGRYVRENCKPLRRYLTSEAEDHHRLFDLIESMLEYEPSKRISLAEALKHPFFDMLEMEPSTKMWDSSRDISR